In the genome of Hymenobacter cellulosivorans, one region contains:
- the pheT gene encoding phenylalanine--tRNA ligase subunit beta, which produces MKISLDWLRTLIPTDKPAVEIGQLLTGSGLEVEGIEELESIPGGLRGVVLGTVLTCERHPDADKLSLTTVDVGDATPRQIVCGAPNVAAGQRVVVALEGAMLYPAAGEPFKIKKSKIRGAASEGMICAEDEIGLGQSHAGIMVLETELPNGTPAADYFGLGSDSVYEIGLTPNRADAASHYGVARELRALLRQPCQLPDISQFHAPTSAENNISVEIQDTEASPRYAGLLLENIKVGPSPEWLQRRLRSIGLSPINNVVDVTNFVLHELGQPLHAFDADQITGNKIIVKRAAEREKFVTLDSAERTLKAADLVIADANGAPMALAGVFGGKTSGVSDATTRVFLESAYFQPAAVRKTSQVHQLKTDASFRFERGTDPHMVPVALKRAALLLQEVAGATIAAPIVDEYPQPISHTPVRLRLPRVERLVGQFIAPERIRQILTDLDILIAEESTDAAGHAEWILSVPPHKVDVTREADVIEEILRIYGYNHVALRPHNSASYLAKFPNPDPEVLRQNTARLLSGQGFSEIITNSLTNSLYFEKEGEKDETLVPVLNFNSADLNVMRPTVLHSGLEIIRYNVNRRQRDLKLYEFGKTYHREAEGKYTERNKLVIFLTGNTAAETWQQKSDKTTFHQLAGAVQQVLASFGFAQPASQPVQHPYLAGGLTLLTQNQPVAHLGAVSPAILKRLDVNQAVWYAELDWDWLMKKYKNTLTAKELAKFPEVRRDLSVVVDRTVTFDQLRQIAQRTEKKLLQSVNVFDTYEGENLGAGKKSYSVSFTLQDPTQTLTDQAIDGVMQRLIGQFEKQAGALIRK; this is translated from the coding sequence ATGAAAATATCCCTCGACTGGCTCCGTACCCTGATTCCGACCGACAAACCCGCCGTGGAAATCGGCCAGCTGCTCACCGGCTCCGGCCTGGAAGTAGAGGGAATCGAGGAGCTTGAAAGCATCCCCGGCGGCCTGCGCGGCGTGGTGCTGGGCACGGTGCTCACCTGTGAGCGGCACCCCGACGCCGACAAGCTTAGCCTAACCACCGTGGACGTGGGCGACGCCACGCCCCGCCAGATTGTGTGCGGTGCCCCCAACGTGGCCGCCGGCCAGCGCGTGGTAGTGGCATTGGAAGGTGCTATGCTCTATCCAGCCGCCGGGGAGCCGTTCAAAATCAAGAAGTCCAAGATTCGCGGTGCGGCCTCCGAAGGCATGATTTGCGCCGAGGATGAAATCGGTCTGGGCCAGTCGCACGCCGGTATCATGGTGTTGGAAACCGAGCTGCCCAACGGCACGCCCGCCGCCGACTACTTCGGCCTGGGCTCCGACTCGGTCTACGAAATCGGCCTGACGCCCAACCGCGCCGATGCCGCCTCACACTACGGCGTGGCCCGGGAGCTGCGCGCTCTGCTGCGCCAGCCCTGCCAACTGCCCGACATCAGCCAGTTTCACGCTCCGACTTCGGCGGAAAACAACATCAGCGTAGAAATTCAGGATACCGAGGCCAGCCCGCGCTACGCTGGTCTGCTGCTGGAGAATATCAAGGTTGGCCCTTCGCCCGAGTGGCTGCAGCGCCGCCTGCGCAGCATCGGCCTTTCGCCCATCAACAACGTGGTGGACGTGACCAACTTCGTGCTCCACGAGCTGGGCCAGCCCCTGCACGCCTTTGATGCCGACCAGATTACGGGCAATAAAATCATTGTGAAGCGGGCTGCCGAAAGGGAGAAGTTCGTAACGCTGGATTCTGCAGAACGGACGCTGAAAGCCGCCGACCTGGTTATTGCCGATGCCAACGGGGCGCCCATGGCTCTAGCTGGGGTTTTCGGGGGCAAAACCTCAGGCGTGTCCGACGCTACGACCCGCGTGTTCCTGGAAAGCGCCTATTTCCAGCCCGCCGCCGTGCGCAAAACCTCCCAGGTGCACCAGCTCAAAACCGACGCCTCCTTCCGTTTCGAGCGGGGCACCGACCCGCACATGGTGCCCGTGGCCCTGAAGCGCGCGGCGTTGCTGCTCCAGGAAGTGGCCGGGGCTACCATTGCCGCGCCCATCGTGGATGAGTACCCCCAGCCCATCAGCCACACGCCCGTGCGCCTGCGCCTGCCCCGCGTCGAGCGGCTGGTGGGCCAGTTCATTGCGCCCGAGCGAATCCGCCAAATCCTCACCGACCTCGACATCCTGATTGCCGAGGAAAGCACCGATGCCGCCGGCCACGCCGAATGGATACTCTCTGTGCCCCCGCACAAGGTGGACGTGACCCGGGAAGCCGACGTTATCGAGGAAATCCTGCGCATCTACGGCTACAACCACGTGGCGCTGCGGCCCCACAACTCGGCTTCTTACCTGGCCAAGTTCCCCAACCCCGACCCCGAAGTACTGCGCCAAAACACGGCCCGCCTGCTCAGCGGCCAGGGCTTCTCGGAAATCATTACCAACTCGCTAACCAACTCGCTCTACTTCGAGAAGGAAGGGGAGAAGGATGAGACGCTAGTGCCAGTGCTCAACTTCAACAGCGCCGATCTGAACGTGATGCGCCCCACGGTACTGCACTCGGGCCTGGAAATCATCCGCTACAACGTCAACCGCCGCCAGCGCGACCTGAAGCTCTACGAGTTCGGTAAAACCTACCACCGCGAGGCCGAGGGCAAGTACACCGAACGCAACAAGCTCGTCATCTTTCTGACCGGTAACACCGCCGCTGAAACTTGGCAGCAGAAGTCCGACAAAACAACCTTCCACCAGCTGGCCGGGGCCGTGCAGCAGGTACTGGCTTCGTTCGGTTTCGCCCAGCCCGCTTCCCAGCCGGTGCAGCATCCCTACCTGGCCGGAGGGCTGACCTTGCTGACTCAGAACCAGCCGGTAGCCCACCTCGGGGCCGTGTCACCCGCCATCCTCAAGCGCCTCGACGTCAACCAGGCCGTGTGGTACGCCGAGCTCGACTGGGATTGGCTGATGAAGAAGTACAAGAACACGCTCACGGCCAAGGAACTGGCCAAGTTCCCCGAGGTGCGCCGCGACTTGTCGGTAGTAGTCGACCGGACCGTGACCTTCGACCAGCTCCGCCAGATTGCCCAGCGCACCGAGAAAAAGCTGCTGCAGAGCGTGAACGTGTTTGATACGTACGAGGGCGAAAATCTAGGCGCAGGCAAGAAGTCGTACTCGGTGAGCTTCACCCTGCAGGACCCCACCCAAACCCTTACCGACCAAGCCATCGACGGCGTGATGCAGCGCCTCATCGGCCAGTTCGAAAAGCAGGCCGGCGCCCTGATCCGAAAGTAA
- a CDS encoding cell division protein ZapA, with amino-acid sequence MSELSIKIRIADRDYPMRVAPQEEERLRMAGRLLGERIKEFREQYGIQDKQDLLAMIALSTMADSLKVSKEKDGTDAALTERLARLDELLSGVVLG; translated from the coding sequence ATGAGCGAACTTTCCATCAAAATCCGCATTGCCGACCGGGATTACCCTATGCGGGTAGCCCCCCAGGAAGAGGAGCGTCTGCGCATGGCAGGCCGCCTCTTGGGTGAGCGAATCAAGGAATTTCGTGAGCAGTACGGCATTCAGGACAAGCAGGATCTGCTGGCCATGATTGCCTTGTCCACCATGGCTGACAGCTTGAAGGTCAGCAAGGAAAAGGACGGCACCGATGCAGCCCTCACCGAGCGCCTGGCGCGTTTGGATGAACTGCTTTCGGGAGTGGTGCTGGGCTAA
- the rny gene encoding ribonuclease Y yields the protein MPDILYIILAAVLALGVGIVVGRQLAGKARLDHEADAKARAQQIIQEAEAQATRTRDERIQQSKDKFRQLKNEFEQESKRQKQELESELTQRRQGVVEQEQSIKQLTLTTQRQLEQIQKKEQDMDALREKLQNDSQQQRERLEAQEEKRRTIVENQLAKLQQREQEIEEELESTRESLNAQLTQVQHQLETISGLTAAEAREQLVESLKNEAQIQASSYIKDVVAQAKLSATKDAKKVVLETIQRTAAEHAIENCVSIFNIESDDVKGKIIGREGRNIRALEAATGVEIIVDDTPEAIIISGFDPVRREVARLSLHLLVKDGRIHPARIEEIVAKTRKNIDEEIVEIGERTIIDLGIHGLHPELIKMVGRMRFRSSYGQNLLQHSREVANLCATMAAELGLNVKHAKRAGLLHDIGKVSTEEPELPHAILGMEMAKKYKEHPDVVNAIGAHHDEIEMTAMISPLVQACDAISGSRPGARREMMESYIKRLKQLEETAVSFDGVLQCYAIQAGRELRVMVNADNVTDERAQELSYEISQKIEKEMQYPGQIKITVIREMRAVAYAK from the coding sequence ATGCCCGACATTTTGTATATCATCCTGGCCGCCGTGCTTGCCCTTGGGGTCGGCATTGTGGTCGGCAGGCAGCTGGCCGGCAAGGCCCGCCTGGACCACGAGGCCGACGCCAAAGCCCGCGCCCAACAGATCATCCAGGAGGCCGAAGCCCAGGCCACCCGCACCCGCGACGAGCGGATTCAGCAGTCGAAAGACAAATTCCGCCAGCTTAAGAACGAATTCGAACAGGAAAGCAAGCGCCAGAAGCAGGAGCTCGAATCCGAATTGACCCAGCGCCGCCAAGGTGTAGTAGAGCAGGAGCAAAGCATTAAGCAGCTTACCCTTACCACCCAGCGCCAGCTCGAGCAGATTCAGAAGAAAGAGCAGGACATGGACGCCCTGCGCGAAAAGCTCCAGAACGATTCGCAGCAGCAGCGCGAACGGCTGGAAGCCCAGGAGGAAAAGCGCCGGACTATCGTGGAAAACCAACTGGCCAAGCTCCAGCAGCGTGAGCAGGAAATCGAGGAGGAGCTGGAAAGCACCCGTGAGTCGCTCAACGCCCAGCTCACGCAAGTGCAGCACCAGCTGGAAACGATTTCGGGCCTGACCGCCGCCGAAGCCCGTGAGCAGCTAGTGGAGTCGCTCAAGAACGAAGCCCAGATTCAGGCCAGCTCCTACATCAAGGATGTGGTGGCCCAGGCCAAGCTTTCGGCCACCAAAGACGCCAAGAAAGTCGTGCTCGAAACTATTCAGCGCACCGCCGCCGAGCATGCCATTGAAAACTGCGTGTCCATCTTCAACATCGAGTCGGACGATGTTAAAGGGAAAATCATCGGCCGCGAGGGCCGCAACATCCGCGCCCTGGAAGCCGCTACTGGCGTCGAAATTATCGTCGACGATACGCCCGAGGCCATCATCATCTCTGGCTTCGACCCGGTGCGCCGCGAAGTAGCCCGCCTCTCGCTGCACTTGCTGGTGAAAGACGGCCGGATTCACCCGGCTCGCATCGAGGAAATCGTGGCTAAGACCCGCAAGAACATCGACGAGGAAATCGTTGAAATCGGCGAGCGGACCATCATCGACCTGGGCATTCACGGCCTGCACCCCGAGCTCATTAAGATGGTGGGCCGCATGCGCTTCCGCTCGTCCTATGGGCAAAACCTACTCCAGCACTCGCGCGAAGTAGCTAACCTCTGCGCCACGATGGCTGCCGAGCTGGGCCTGAACGTGAAGCACGCCAAGCGTGCCGGCCTGCTCCACGACATCGGCAAAGTAAGCACGGAGGAGCCCGAACTGCCCCACGCCATCCTGGGCATGGAGATGGCCAAGAAATACAAGGAGCATCCCGACGTAGTCAACGCCATTGGCGCCCACCACGACGAAATCGAGATGACGGCCATGATTTCGCCCCTCGTGCAGGCCTGCGACGCCATTAGCGGCTCCCGCCCCGGCGCCCGTCGCGAGATGATGGAAAGCTACATCAAGCGCCTCAAGCAGCTCGAAGAAACTGCTGTGTCATTCGACGGTGTGCTGCAGTGCTACGCCATTCAGGCCGGCCGCGAGTTGCGCGTGATGGTCAACGCCGACAACGTCACTGACGAGCGTGCCCAGGAGCTGAGCTACGAAATCTCGCAGAAGATCGAGAAGGAAATGCAGTACCCCGGTCAGATCAAGATTACTGTAATCCGGGAGATGCGCGCCGTAGCCTACGCCAAGTAG
- a CDS encoding mercuric reductase gives MPTSYDVLIIGSGQAGNPLATAFAEAGRTVALVEENHLGGSCINYGCSPTKALLAAAERAHQIRTAADYGIRSSAPEVDFPAVIARKNAIIQRSRTGVRENLTKEHEGITVLHGHAAFTAPRTLQVKLADNTAQELTAPLIFINTGTRAAVPDLPGLADVPYLTTTELLNLQELPEHLLILGGGYIGLEFGQMFRRFGSKVTIIESGAHLLEHEDADVCGAMEEMLTAEGIEFVLGAQAHHVSQNAEGVVTLSARTREGERRLRGTHLLIATGRVPNSDKLGLDVIGVKSDEKGYIQVNNRLETAAKGVYALGDVHGGPQFTHISYDDYRVVRDGLLHRKWRSARQRPLPYTVFTDPQLGRIGLNEDQAREQGIRYRVGKMPVRTIGRARETGRILGFWKVLVDAQDRVIGAAILGAEGGEIMTMFQLIMMGKLKYQQLQNMVIAHPTWAEGLNNVFSKLEEPTV, from the coding sequence ATGCCTACTTCATACGATGTTTTAATTATCGGCTCTGGTCAGGCCGGCAACCCGCTGGCTACGGCCTTTGCAGAAGCTGGCCGGACCGTGGCTCTGGTCGAGGAAAATCACCTGGGCGGCTCCTGCATCAACTACGGCTGCTCGCCGACTAAAGCCCTGCTGGCGGCGGCCGAACGGGCCCACCAGATTCGCACCGCCGCCGACTACGGTATCCGCAGCAGCGCACCTGAAGTGGATTTTCCGGCCGTTATTGCCCGCAAGAATGCCATTATCCAACGCTCCCGTACAGGAGTGCGCGAGAACCTAACCAAGGAGCACGAGGGCATTACGGTACTGCACGGCCACGCGGCTTTCACAGCGCCCCGCACGCTGCAGGTGAAGTTAGCTGATAACACCGCCCAGGAGCTTACCGCGCCACTTATTTTCATCAATACCGGAACCCGGGCGGCGGTGCCCGATTTGCCCGGCTTGGCCGACGTCCCTTACCTGACCACCACCGAACTGCTGAATTTGCAGGAGCTACCCGAACATCTGCTGATTTTGGGCGGGGGCTATATCGGACTGGAATTTGGGCAGATGTTCCGCCGGTTTGGCAGCAAGGTCACCATCATAGAGTCGGGGGCGCACCTGCTGGAGCACGAAGACGCGGACGTGTGCGGGGCCATGGAGGAAATGCTGACGGCCGAAGGCATTGAGTTTGTGCTAGGCGCGCAGGCCCACCATGTGTCGCAGAATGCGGAAGGGGTTGTTACGCTCTCGGCCCGTACTCGTGAGGGAGAAAGGCGGCTGCGCGGTACCCACCTGCTGATTGCTACGGGCCGGGTGCCCAACTCAGATAAGCTAGGCCTAGACGTTATTGGGGTCAAAAGCGACGAGAAAGGCTACATCCAAGTCAATAACCGGCTGGAAACGGCGGCCAAGGGCGTGTATGCCCTGGGCGACGTGCACGGCGGCCCGCAGTTTACCCACATCAGCTACGACGACTACCGGGTGGTGCGCGACGGACTATTGCACCGCAAATGGCGCTCGGCCAGGCAGCGGCCCCTGCCCTACACCGTATTTACGGACCCGCAGCTGGGGCGCATTGGCCTAAACGAGGACCAGGCCCGGGAGCAGGGCATCCGGTACCGGGTGGGCAAGATGCCAGTACGCACCATCGGGCGGGCCCGCGAAACGGGCCGGATATTAGGCTTCTGGAAAGTACTCGTGGACGCCCAAGACCGAGTAATTGGCGCAGCTATTCTGGGGGCGGAAGGCGGTGAAATTATGACCATGTTTCAACTGATAATGATGGGCAAGCTGAAATATCAGCAGCTGCAGAACATGGTTATTGCCCACCCGACCTGGGCCGAGGGGCTTAATAATGTGTTTAGTAAGCTGGAAGAGCCTACGGTTTAG